From Cronobacter turicensis z3032, the proteins below share one genomic window:
- the rpoB gene encoding DNA-directed RNA polymerase subunit beta — protein sequence MDRVGRLVSELRNPMVYSYTEKKRIRKDFGKRPQVLDVPYLLSIQLDSFQKFIEQDPEGQYGLEAAFRSVFPIQSYSGNSELQYVSYRLGEPVFDVKECQIRGVTYSAPLRVKLRLVIYEREAPEGTVKDIKEQEVYMGEIPLMTDNGTFVINGTERVIVSQLHRSPGVFFDSDKGKTHSSGKVLYNARIIPYRGSWLDFEFDPKDNLFVRIDRRRKLPATIILRALDYTTEQILDLFFEKVVFEIRDNKLQMELIPERLRGETASFDIEANGKIYVEKGRRITARHIRQLEKDEIKLIEVPVEYIAGKVAAKDYVDASTGELICPANMELSLDLLAKLSQSGHKRIETLFTNDLDHGPYMSETVRVDPTTDRLSALVEIYRMMRPGEPPTREAAESLFENLFFSEDRYDLSAVGRMKFNRSLLRDEIEGSGILSKADIIDVMKKLIDIRNGKGEVDDIDHLGNRRIRSVGEMAENQFRVGLVRVERAVKERLSLGDLDTLMPQDMINAKPISAAVKEFFGSSQLSQFMDQNNPLSEITHKRRISALGPGGLTRERAGFEVRDVHPTHYGRVCPIETPEGPNIGLINSLSVYAQTNEYGFLETPYRKVTDGVVTDEIHYLSAIEEGNYVIAQANTNLTEEGRFADDLVTCRSKGESSLFSADQVDYMDVSTQQVVSVGASLIPFLEHDDANRALMGANMQRQAVPTLRADKPLVGTGMERAVAVDSGVTAVAKRGGTVQYVDASRIVIKVNEDEMYPGEAGIDIYNLTKYTRSNQNTCINQMPCVSLNEPVERGDVLADGPSTDLGELALGQNMRVAFMPWNGYNFEDSILVSERVVQEDRFTTIHIQELACVSRDTKLGPEEITADIPNVGEAALSKLDESGIVYIGAEVTGGDILVGKVTPKGETQLTPEEKLLRAIFGEKASDVKDSSLRVPNGVSGTVIDVQVFTRDGVEKDKRALEIEEMQLKQAKKDLSEELQILEAGLFSRIRAVLIAGGVEAEKLDKLPRDRWLELGLTDEEKQNQLEQLAEQYDELKHEFEKKLEAKRRKITQGDDLAPGVLKIVKVYLAVKRQIQPGDKMAGRHGNKGVISKINPIEDMPYDENGTPVDIVLNPLGVPSRMNIGQILETHLGMAAKGIGDKINAMLKRQEEVAKLREFIQKAYDLGQDVRQKVDLNTFSDEEVLRLAENLRKGMPLATPVFDGAKEAEIKELLQLGDLPTSGQITLFDGRTGEQFERPVTVGYMYMLKLNHLVDDKMHARSTGSYSLVTQQPLGGKAQFGGQRFGEMEVWALEAYGAAYTLQEMLTVKSDDVNGRTKMYKNIVDGNHQMEPGMPESFNVLLKEIRSLGINIELEDE from the coding sequence ATGGACAGAGTGGGTCGACTTGTCAGCGAGCTGAGGAACCCTATGGTTTACTCCTATACCGAGAAAAAACGTATTCGTAAGGATTTTGGTAAACGTCCACAAGTTCTGGATGTTCCCTATCTCCTTTCTATCCAGCTTGACTCGTTCCAGAAATTTATCGAGCAAGATCCTGAGGGTCAGTACGGTCTGGAAGCAGCTTTCCGCTCCGTATTCCCGATTCAGAGCTACAGCGGCAATTCGGAACTGCAATACGTCAGCTACCGTCTTGGCGAACCGGTGTTTGATGTTAAAGAATGCCAGATCCGTGGCGTGACCTATTCGGCACCGCTGCGCGTTAAGCTGCGTCTGGTGATCTACGAGCGCGAAGCGCCGGAAGGCACCGTTAAAGACATCAAAGAGCAAGAAGTTTACATGGGCGAAATTCCGCTCATGACCGATAACGGTACCTTTGTTATCAACGGTACTGAGCGCGTTATCGTTTCTCAGCTGCACCGTAGCCCGGGCGTGTTCTTTGACAGCGACAAGGGTAAAACTCACTCCTCTGGTAAGGTGCTGTATAACGCACGCATCATTCCTTACCGTGGCTCCTGGCTGGACTTTGAGTTCGATCCGAAAGACAACCTGTTTGTCCGTATCGACCGTCGTCGTAAGCTGCCGGCAACGATCATCCTGCGCGCGCTGGATTACACCACTGAGCAGATCCTTGACCTGTTCTTTGAGAAAGTGGTTTTCGAAATCCGCGACAACAAGCTGCAGATGGAGCTGATTCCGGAACGCCTGCGTGGTGAGACCGCCTCTTTTGATATCGAAGCAAACGGCAAAATTTACGTAGAAAAAGGCCGTCGTATCACTGCGCGTCACATCCGCCAGCTCGAAAAAGACGAAATCAAACTCATCGAAGTTCCGGTGGAATACATCGCGGGCAAAGTGGCGGCGAAAGATTACGTGGATGCTTCCACTGGCGAGCTGATCTGCCCGGCCAACATGGAGCTGTCCCTGGATCTGCTGGCGAAACTGAGCCAGTCTGGTCACAAACGTATCGAGACGCTGTTCACCAACGACCTCGATCACGGCCCGTACATGTCTGAGACCGTACGCGTCGACCCGACGACCGATCGCCTGAGCGCGCTGGTTGAAATCTACCGCATGATGCGTCCTGGCGAGCCGCCGACGCGTGAAGCGGCGGAAAGCCTGTTTGAGAACCTGTTCTTCTCTGAAGATCGTTACGATCTGTCTGCGGTTGGCCGCATGAAGTTCAACCGTTCTCTGCTGCGTGATGAGATCGAAGGTTCCGGTATCCTGAGCAAAGCTGACATCATCGACGTGATGAAGAAGCTCATCGATATCCGTAACGGTAAAGGCGAAGTGGATGATATCGACCACCTCGGCAACCGTCGTATCCGTTCCGTTGGCGAAATGGCGGAAAACCAGTTCCGTGTTGGTCTGGTGCGTGTAGAGCGTGCGGTAAAAGAACGTCTGTCTCTGGGCGATCTGGATACCCTGATGCCGCAGGATATGATCAACGCCAAGCCTATCTCCGCTGCGGTAAAAGAGTTCTTCGGCTCCAGCCAGCTGTCTCAGTTTATGGACCAGAACAACCCGCTGTCTGAGATTACGCACAAGCGTCGTATCTCTGCACTGGGCCCGGGCGGTCTGACGCGTGAGCGCGCAGGCTTCGAAGTTCGAGACGTACACCCGACCCACTACGGTCGCGTATGTCCTATCGAAACGCCGGAAGGTCCGAACATCGGTCTGATCAATTCCCTGTCCGTGTACGCACAGACTAACGAATATGGCTTCCTTGAGACGCCGTATCGTAAAGTTACCGACGGTGTGGTTACCGATGAAATTCATTACCTCTCCGCTATCGAAGAAGGTAACTACGTTATCGCTCAGGCGAACACCAACCTGACCGAAGAAGGCCGCTTCGCCGACGATTTGGTCACCTGCCGCAGCAAAGGCGAATCCAGCCTCTTCAGCGCAGACCAGGTTGACTATATGGACGTTTCCACCCAGCAGGTGGTTTCCGTCGGTGCGTCCCTAATCCCGTTCCTTGAACACGATGACGCCAACCGTGCATTGATGGGTGCGAACATGCAACGTCAGGCGGTTCCGACTCTGCGCGCTGATAAGCCGCTGGTTGGTACCGGTATGGAACGTGCTGTTGCCGTTGACTCCGGCGTAACCGCCGTGGCGAAACGTGGCGGTACCGTTCAGTACGTGGATGCCTCCCGTATCGTTATCAAAGTTAACGAAGACGAGATGTACCCGGGCGAAGCAGGTATCGACATCTATAACCTGACTAAATACACCCGTTCTAACCAGAACACCTGCATCAACCAGATGCCGTGCGTGTCTCTGAATGAACCGGTTGAGCGCGGCGACGTGCTGGCAGACGGTCCGTCCACCGACCTCGGTGAACTGGCGCTCGGTCAGAACATGCGCGTAGCGTTCATGCCGTGGAACGGCTACAACTTCGAAGACTCCATCCTCGTTTCCGAGCGTGTGGTTCAGGAAGACCGTTTCACTACGATTCACATCCAGGAACTGGCGTGCGTATCTCGCGATACCAAGCTGGGGCCGGAAGAGATCACCGCTGACATCCCGAACGTGGGTGAAGCTGCGCTCTCCAAACTGGATGAATCCGGTATCGTCTACATCGGCGCGGAAGTGACCGGCGGCGACATTCTGGTGGGCAAGGTAACGCCGAAAGGTGAAACCCAGCTGACGCCGGAAGAGAAACTGCTGCGTGCTATCTTCGGTGAGAAAGCGTCTGACGTTAAAGACTCTTCTCTGCGTGTGCCGAACGGTGTTTCCGGTACGGTTATCGACGTTCAGGTCTTTACCCGCGATGGCGTGGAAAAAGACAAACGTGCGCTGGAAATCGAAGAAATGCAGCTCAAGCAGGCCAAAAAAGACCTGTCTGAAGAACTGCAGATCCTCGAAGCGGGTCTGTTCAGCCGTATTCGCGCTGTCCTGATCGCAGGCGGCGTCGAAGCTGAGAAGCTCGACAAGCTGCCGCGCGACCGCTGGCTGGAACTCGGCCTGACCGACGAAGAGAAACAGAATCAGCTGGAACAGCTGGCTGAGCAGTACGACGAACTGAAGCACGAGTTTGAGAAGAAACTCGAAGCGAAACGCCGCAAAATCACCCAGGGCGACGATCTGGCGCCGGGCGTGCTGAAAATCGTTAAGGTGTATCTGGCCGTTAAACGTCAGATCCAGCCGGGCGATAAAATGGCAGGCCGCCACGGTAACAAAGGTGTTATCTCCAAGATCAACCCGATCGAAGATATGCCTTACGATGAAAACGGCACGCCGGTAGACATCGTACTGAACCCGCTGGGCGTACCGTCTCGTATGAACATCGGTCAGATCCTGGAAACCCACCTGGGTATGGCGGCGAAAGGTATCGGCGACAAGATCAACGCCATGCTGAAGCGTCAGGAAGAAGTCGCGAAACTGCGCGAATTCATCCAGAAAGCTTACGACCTCGGTCAGGATGTTCGTCAGAAAGTTGACCTGAACACCTTCAGCGACGAAGAAGTACTGCGTCTGGCTGAAAACCTGCGTAAAGGTATGCCGCTCGCCACGCCGGTATTCGACGGCGCGAAAGAAGCTGAGATTAAAGAGCTGCTGCAGCTGGGCGACCTGCCGACTTCCGGTCAGATCACCCTGTTCGACGGCCGTACGGGTGAACAGTTCGAGCGTCCGGTAACCGTAGGTTACATGTACATGCTGAAACTGAACCACCTGGTCGACGACAAGATGCACGCTCGTTCCACCGGTTCTTACAGCCTCGTTACTCAGCAGCCGCTGGGTGGTAAGGCGCAGTTCGGTGGTCAGCGCTTCGGTGAGATGGAAGTATGGGCGCTGGAAGCTTATGGCGCCGCCTATACCCTGCAGGAAATGCTTACCGTTAAGTCTGATGACGTGAACGGCCGTACCAAGATGTATAAGAACATCGTGGATGGCAACCATCAGATGGAACCGGGCATGCCGGAATCGTTCAACGTACTGTTGAAAGAGATTCGTTCGCTGGGCATCAACATCGAACTGGAAGACGAGTAA
- the rpoC gene encoding DNA-directed RNA polymerase subunit beta' has translation MKDLLKFLKAQTKTEEFDAIKIALASPDMIRSWSFGEVKKPETINYRTFKPERDGLFCARIFGPVKDYECLCGKYKRLKHRGVICEKCGVEVTQTKVRRERMGHIELASPTAHIWFLKSLPSRIGLLLDMPLRDIERVLYFESYVVIEGGMTNLERSQILTEEQYLDALEEFGDEFDAKMGAEAIQALLKSMDLEAECEQLREELNETNSETKRKKLTKRIKLLEAFVQSGNKPEWMILTVLPVLPPDLRPLVPLDGGRFATSDLNDLYRRVINRNNRLKRLLDLAAPDIIVRNEKRMLQEAVDALLDNGRRGRAITGSNKRPLKSLADMIKGKQGRFRQNLLGKRVDYSGRSVITVGPYLRLHQCGLPKKMALELFKPFIYGKLELRGLATTIKAAKKMVEREEAVVWDILDEVIREHPVLLNRAPTLHRLGIQAFEPVLIEGKAIQLHPLVCAAYNADFDGDQMAVHVPLTLEAQLEARALMMSTNNILSPANGEPIIVPSQDVVLGLYYMTRDCVNAKGEGMVLTGPKEAERIYRAGLASLHARVKVRITEYEKDANGEFVAKTSLIDTTVGRAILWMIVPKGLPFSIVNQALGKKAISKMLNTCYRILGLKPTVIFADQTMYTGFAYAARSGASVGIDDMVIPEKKHEIISEAEAEVAEIQEQFQSGLVTAGERYNKVIDIWAAANDRVSKAMMDNLQTETVINRDGVEEQQVSFNSIYMMADSGARGSAAQIRQLAGMRGLMAKPDGSIIETPITANFREGLNVLQYFISTHGARKGLADTALKTANSGYLTRRLVDVAQDLVVTEDDCGTLEGITMTPVIEGGDVKEPLRDRVLGRVTAEDILKPGTADILVPRNTLLHEHWCDLLEANSVDSVKVRSVVSCDTDFGVCAHCYGRDLARGHIINKGEAIGVIAAQSIGEPGTQLTMRTFHIGGAASRAAAESSIQVKNKGSIKLSNAKSVVNSSGKLVVTSRNTELKLIDEFGRTKESYKVPYGAVMAKGDGEQVAGGETVANWDPHTMPVITEVSGFIRFTDMIDGQTITRQTDELTGLSSLVVLDSAERTAGGKDLRPALKIVDAQGNDVLIPGTDMPAQYFLPGKAIVQLEDGVQISSGDTLARIPQESGGTKDITGGLPRVADLFEARRPKEPAILAEISGIISFGKETKGKRRLVITPVDGSEPYEEMIPKWRQLNVFEGERVERGDVVSDGPEAPHDILRLRGVHAVTRYIVNEVQDVYRLQGVKINDKHIEVIVRQMLRKATIDNAGSSEFLEGEQVEYSRVKIANRDLEANGKIGATFSRDLLGITKASLATESFISAASFQETTRVLTEAAVAGKRDELRGLKENVIVGRLIPAGTGYAYHQDRMRRRAAGELPAAPQVTAEDASASLAELLNAGLGGNDNE, from the coding sequence GTGAAAGACTTATTAAAGTTTCTGAAAGCGCAAACTAAAACCGAAGAGTTTGATGCGATCAAAATTGCTCTGGCCTCGCCAGACATGATCCGTTCATGGTCTTTCGGTGAAGTTAAGAAGCCGGAAACCATTAACTACCGTACCTTCAAGCCGGAGCGCGATGGTCTGTTCTGCGCCCGTATCTTTGGGCCGGTAAAAGACTATGAGTGCCTGTGCGGTAAGTACAAGCGCCTGAAACACCGCGGTGTGATTTGTGAGAAGTGCGGCGTTGAAGTGACCCAGACTAAAGTGCGTCGTGAGCGCATGGGCCACATCGAACTGGCTTCCCCGACCGCGCACATCTGGTTCCTGAAATCACTGCCGTCCCGTATCGGTTTGCTGCTGGATATGCCGCTGCGCGATATCGAACGCGTACTGTATTTCGAATCTTACGTGGTTATCGAGGGTGGCATGACCAACCTCGAGCGCAGCCAGATCCTGACTGAAGAGCAGTACCTGGACGCGCTGGAAGAGTTCGGTGACGAATTCGACGCGAAAATGGGCGCCGAAGCTATTCAGGCTCTGCTGAAAAGCATGGATCTGGAAGCCGAGTGCGAGCAGCTGCGCGAAGAGCTGAACGAAACCAACTCCGAAACCAAGCGTAAAAAGCTGACCAAGCGCATCAAGCTGCTGGAAGCGTTCGTACAGTCTGGCAACAAGCCGGAGTGGATGATCCTGACCGTTCTGCCGGTTCTGCCGCCAGATCTGCGTCCGCTGGTTCCGCTGGACGGCGGTCGTTTCGCAACGTCGGATCTGAACGATCTGTATCGTCGCGTTATCAACCGTAACAACCGTTTGAAACGCCTGCTGGATCTGGCGGCGCCGGACATCATCGTACGCAACGAAAAACGTATGCTGCAGGAAGCGGTAGACGCCCTGCTGGATAACGGCCGTCGCGGTCGTGCGATCACCGGCTCTAACAAGCGTCCGCTGAAATCCCTTGCCGACATGATCAAAGGTAAGCAGGGTCGTTTCCGTCAGAACCTGCTCGGTAAGCGCGTGGACTACTCTGGTCGTTCCGTAATTACCGTAGGTCCGTACCTGCGTCTGCATCAGTGCGGCCTGCCGAAGAAAATGGCGCTGGAACTGTTCAAACCGTTCATCTACGGCAAGCTGGAACTGCGTGGCCTCGCGACCACCATCAAAGCCGCCAAGAAAATGGTTGAGCGTGAAGAAGCGGTCGTTTGGGATATCCTGGATGAAGTTATCCGTGAGCACCCGGTACTGCTGAACCGTGCGCCGACCCTGCACCGTCTGGGTATTCAGGCGTTCGAACCGGTACTGATCGAAGGTAAAGCTATCCAGCTGCACCCGCTGGTTTGTGCGGCATATAACGCCGACTTCGATGGTGACCAGATGGCTGTTCACGTACCGCTGACGCTGGAAGCCCAGCTCGAAGCGCGTGCGCTGATGATGTCTACCAACAACATCCTGTCTCCGGCGAACGGCGAACCAATCATCGTTCCGTCTCAGGACGTTGTACTGGGTCTGTACTACATGACCCGTGACTGTGTTAACGCCAAAGGCGAAGGCATGGTGCTGACTGGCCCGAAAGAAGCTGAGCGTATTTATCGCGCAGGCCTGGCCTCTCTGCATGCGCGCGTTAAAGTGCGTATCACCGAATACGAAAAAGATGCAAACGGCGAATTCGTTGCGAAAACCAGCCTGATCGACACTACCGTAGGTCGTGCGATTCTGTGGATGATCGTGCCGAAAGGTCTGCCTTTCTCCATCGTCAACCAGGCGCTGGGTAAGAAAGCAATCTCCAAAATGCTGAACACCTGTTACCGCATTCTGGGCCTGAAGCCGACCGTTATCTTTGCTGACCAGACCATGTACACCGGTTTTGCCTATGCAGCGCGCTCTGGTGCGTCCGTAGGTATCGACGACATGGTCATCCCGGAGAAGAAACACGAGATCATCTCCGAAGCGGAAGCCGAAGTTGCTGAGATCCAGGAGCAGTTCCAGTCTGGTCTGGTTACCGCGGGCGAACGCTACAACAAAGTTATCGATATCTGGGCTGCGGCGAACGATCGTGTATCCAAAGCGATGATGGATAACCTGCAAACCGAAACCGTGATTAACCGTGACGGCGTAGAAGAGCAGCAGGTTTCCTTCAACAGCATCTACATGATGGCCGACTCCGGTGCGCGTGGTTCTGCAGCACAGATTCGTCAGCTGGCAGGTATGCGTGGTCTGATGGCGAAGCCGGATGGCTCCATCATCGAAACGCCGATCACCGCGAACTTCCGTGAAGGTCTGAACGTACTCCAGTACTTCATCTCGACCCACGGTGCTCGTAAGGGTCTGGCGGATACCGCACTGAAAACCGCGAACTCCGGTTATCTGACGCGTCGTCTGGTTGACGTTGCGCAGGATCTGGTCGTAACCGAAGACGATTGTGGCACGCTGGAAGGTATCACCATGACCCCGGTTATCGAGGGTGGTGATGTTAAAGAGCCGCTGCGCGATCGCGTACTGGGTCGTGTTACCGCGGAAGACATTCTGAAGCCGGGTACCGCAGATATTCTGGTTCCACGCAACACGCTGCTGCACGAGCACTGGTGTGACCTGCTGGAAGCCAACTCTGTTGACTCTGTGAAAGTGCGTTCCGTTGTATCCTGTGACACCGACTTTGGTGTATGTGCGCACTGCTACGGTCGAGACCTCGCGCGTGGCCACATCATCAACAAAGGTGAAGCCATCGGCGTTATCGCGGCACAGTCCATCGGTGAGCCGGGTACTCAGCTGACGATGCGTACGTTCCACATCGGTGGTGCGGCATCCCGTGCGGCTGCTGAATCCAGCATCCAGGTGAAAAACAAAGGTAGCATCAAGCTCAGCAACGCGAAGTCGGTTGTTAACTCCAGCGGTAAGCTGGTGGTGACTTCCCGTAACACCGAGCTGAAACTGATCGACGAATTCGGTCGTACCAAAGAGAGCTATAAAGTGCCTTACGGTGCTGTTATGGCGAAAGGTGATGGCGAGCAGGTTGCCGGCGGTGAAACCGTTGCAAACTGGGATCCACACACCATGCCGGTTATCACCGAAGTAAGTGGTTTCATCCGCTTCACTGACATGATCGACGGCCAGACCATTACTCGTCAGACCGACGAGCTGACCGGTCTGTCTTCTCTGGTGGTTCTGGATTCTGCTGAACGTACCGCGGGCGGTAAAGATCTGCGTCCGGCGCTGAAAATCGTTGATGCTCAGGGTAACGACGTTCTGATCCCGGGTACCGACATGCCGGCACAGTACTTCCTGCCGGGTAAAGCGATTGTACAGCTGGAAGATGGCGTACAGATCAGCTCTGGTGACACCCTGGCGCGTATTCCGCAGGAATCCGGCGGTACCAAGGACATCACCGGTGGTCTGCCACGCGTTGCTGACCTGTTCGAAGCACGTCGTCCGAAAGAGCCTGCAATCCTGGCTGAAATCAGCGGTATCATCTCCTTCGGTAAAGAGACCAAAGGTAAACGCCGTCTGGTTATCACCCCAGTAGATGGCAGCGAGCCGTACGAAGAGATGATTCCTAAGTGGCGTCAGCTCAACGTGTTCGAAGGTGAACGTGTAGAACGTGGTGACGTGGTTTCCGACGGCCCGGAAGCGCCGCACGACATCCTGCGTCTGCGTGGCGTTCACGCTGTGACCCGTTACATCGTTAACGAAGTACAGGACGTATACCGTCTGCAGGGCGTTAAGATTAACGATAAACACATCGAAGTTATCGTTCGTCAGATGCTGCGTAAAGCAACCATCGATAACGCGGGTAGCTCTGAGTTCCTGGAAGGCGAGCAGGTTGAATACTCACGCGTCAAGATTGCTAACCGCGATCTGGAAGCGAACGGCAAAATCGGTGCGACCTTCTCGCGCGATCTGCTGGGTATCACCAAAGCGTCTCTGGCTACCGAGTCCTTCATCTCCGCGGCCTCGTTCCAGGAGACCACTCGCGTGCTGACCGAAGCAGCCGTTGCGGGCAAACGCGACGAACTGCGCGGTCTGAAAGAGAACGTTATCGTGGGTCGTCTGATCCCGGCCGGTACCGGTTACGCGTACCACCAGGATCGTATGCGCCGTCGCGCTGCGGGTGAACTCCCGGCAGCACCGCAGGTCACTGCGGAAGACGCGTCTGCAAGCCTGGCAGAACTGTTGAATGCAGGTCTGGGCGGCAACGACAACGAGTAA
- the chbA gene encoding N,N'-diacetylchitobiose-specific phosphotransferase enzyme IIA component has protein sequence MEDLESIIMELLVNAGSARSQALTALQLARKGDFDGAEKAMEESHEFVKHAHKIQTQLIGLDEGSGKLPVNLITVHSQDHLMNAMVIQDLAGDLIELYRRLPLVK, from the coding sequence ATGGAAGATTTAGAGTCGATTATCATGGAGCTGCTGGTCAACGCCGGTAGCGCGCGCAGCCAGGCGCTGACTGCGCTCCAGCTGGCCCGGAAAGGCGATTTCGATGGCGCCGAAAAAGCGATGGAAGAATCCCACGAGTTTGTGAAGCATGCGCATAAAATCCAGACGCAGCTTATCGGGCTCGATGAAGGCAGCGGCAAACTGCCGGTCAACCTTATTACCGTTCACTCTCAGGATCATCTGATGAATGCGATGGTTATCCAGGATCTGGCGGGTGACCTGATCGAGCTTTACCGCCGTCTGCCGCTGGTCAAATAG
- the celA gene encoding Cellobiose-specific phosphotransferase enzyme IIB component, whose protein sequence is MMKNIVLCCAAGMSTSMLVQRMKDAAQKKGIEVAIKAVPVAEFKDIIGTADIVLLGPQVKYEQPKFQEIADPLGKKVAVIDMMDYGMMKGDVVLDKALKMLEQ, encoded by the coding sequence ATTATGAAAAATATCGTTTTATGCTGTGCCGCAGGTATGTCCACCAGCATGCTGGTTCAACGGATGAAAGACGCCGCCCAGAAAAAAGGCATCGAGGTGGCTATCAAGGCCGTTCCGGTCGCGGAGTTTAAAGATATTATCGGCACCGCCGACATCGTGCTGCTTGGCCCGCAGGTCAAATATGAACAGCCTAAATTCCAGGAAATCGCCGATCCGCTGGGTAAAAAAGTCGCCGTTATCGACATGATGGATTACGGCATGATGAAAGGCGATGTGGTGCTGGATAAAGCCCTTAAAATGCTGGAGCAATAA
- the thiH gene encoding Thiazole biosynthesis protein thiH: MNTFTDRWRTLNWDDIRLRIHSKTGRDVERALAAAHPDREDMMALLSPAALDYLEPLAQRAQQLTRQRFGNTVSFYLPLYLSNLCANECTYCGFSMSNRIKRKTLDDEEIARECAAIKAMGFEHLLLVTGEHQNKVGMDYFRRHVPAIRRQFASLQMEVQPLGQAEYAELKALGLDGVLVYQETYHEAVYARHHLRGNKQDFFWRLETPDRLGRAGIDRIGLGALTGLSDCWRTDNYMVAEHLLWLQQRYWQSRYSVAFPRLRPCAGGIQPASVMDERQLVQLICAFRLFAPEAELSLSTRESPHFRDNVVPIAINAVSAFSRTQPGGYADGHTELEQFAPHDGRRPEEVAASLIERGLQPVWKDWDGYLGRSAQNI, encoded by the coding sequence ATGAACACTTTTACCGACCGCTGGCGCACGCTGAACTGGGATGATATCCGGCTGCGCATCCACAGCAAAACCGGGCGCGATGTGGAGCGCGCGCTCGCTGCCGCGCATCCCGACAGGGAAGATATGATGGCGCTGCTCTCCCCGGCCGCGCTGGATTATCTCGAACCACTGGCGCAGCGCGCGCAGCAGCTCACCCGCCAGCGCTTTGGCAACACCGTCAGTTTTTATCTCCCGCTCTATCTTTCTAATCTGTGCGCCAACGAATGCACCTATTGCGGCTTCTCCATGAGCAACCGCATCAAACGCAAAACGCTGGATGACGAGGAGATTGCGCGCGAGTGCGCCGCCATTAAAGCGATGGGGTTTGAGCATCTGCTGCTGGTGACGGGTGAGCACCAGAATAAGGTGGGTATGGACTATTTCCGCCGCCACGTTCCAGCGATCCGCCGCCAGTTTGCGTCGCTGCAAATGGAAGTGCAGCCGCTCGGGCAGGCGGAGTATGCCGAACTGAAAGCGCTCGGACTCGACGGCGTGCTGGTTTATCAGGAGACGTATCACGAAGCGGTTTATGCCCGGCACCACCTGCGCGGCAACAAGCAGGATTTCTTCTGGCGGCTGGAGACGCCGGACCGGCTCGGGCGCGCGGGCATCGACCGCATCGGGCTTGGGGCGCTAACCGGGCTGTCTGACTGCTGGCGCACCGATAACTATATGGTGGCGGAGCACTTGCTCTGGCTGCAACAGCGTTACTGGCAGAGCCGCTATTCCGTGGCGTTCCCGCGCCTGCGGCCCTGCGCGGGCGGCATTCAGCCCGCGTCGGTGATGGATGAGCGCCAGCTGGTGCAGCTTATCTGCGCGTTTCGCCTGTTCGCGCCCGAGGCGGAGCTGTCGCTCTCCACCCGTGAATCGCCGCACTTTCGCGATAACGTGGTGCCGATTGCGATCAACGCCGTCAGCGCGTTTTCCCGCACCCAGCCAGGCGGCTACGCCGACGGGCATACCGAGCTGGAACAGTTCGCGCCCCATGACGGACGTCGTCCGGAAGAGGTCGCGGCCAGCCTTATAGAACGAGGGCTGCAACCGGTGTGGAAAGACTGGGACGGGTATCTGGGAAGAAGCGCGCAAAATATCTGA
- the thiG gene encoding Thiazole biosynthesis protein thiG: protein MLRIADKTFQSRLFTGTGKFASPSLMLEAIRESGSEMATLAMKRVDLLRRDDALLAPLQASGVALLPNTSGAKTAEEAIFAAQLAREALGTHWIKLEIHPDARWLLPDPIETLRAAEKLVAQGFVVLPYCGADPVLCKRLEEAGCAAVMPLGAPIGSNQGLQTRALLEIIIAQASVPVVVDAGIGAPSHAAEALEMGADAVLVNTAIAVARDPVAMARAFRLAVEAGRTGYEAGLGARAFQAQATSPLTGFLEAQA from the coding sequence ATGTTACGAATCGCGGATAAAACCTTTCAATCACGCTTGTTTACCGGCACCGGTAAGTTCGCGTCGCCGTCGCTGATGCTGGAAGCGATACGCGAAAGCGGCAGCGAGATGGCGACGCTCGCCATGAAACGCGTGGATCTGCTGCGCCGCGACGACGCGCTGCTGGCGCCGTTGCAGGCGTCCGGCGTTGCGCTGTTGCCGAACACGTCCGGCGCCAAAACCGCCGAGGAGGCGATTTTCGCCGCGCAGCTCGCCCGCGAGGCGCTGGGCACTCACTGGATCAAACTGGAGATCCACCCGGACGCGCGCTGGCTGCTGCCGGACCCGATAGAAACGCTGCGGGCGGCGGAAAAACTGGTCGCGCAGGGTTTTGTGGTACTGCCCTATTGCGGCGCGGATCCGGTGCTCTGCAAACGCCTTGAAGAGGCGGGCTGCGCGGCGGTGATGCCGCTGGGCGCGCCGATAGGCTCTAATCAGGGACTTCAGACGCGGGCGCTGCTGGAAATCATCATCGCCCAGGCGAGCGTGCCGGTGGTGGTGGATGCGGGCATCGGCGCGCCCAGCCATGCCGCCGAGGCGCTGGAAATGGGGGCCGATGCGGTGCTGGTGAATACGGCCATCGCCGTGGCGCGCGATCCGGTCGCGATGGCGCGCGCGTTCCGCCTGGCTGTCGAGGCGGGCCGTACCGGGTATGAAGCCGGGCTCGGCGCACGCGCGTTTCAGGCGCAGGCCACCAGCCCGCTCACCGGTTTTCTGGAGGCACAGGCATGA